One genomic region from Halobacteria archaeon AArc-dxtr1 encodes:
- a CDS encoding winged helix-turn-helix transcriptional regulator has product MSAAEAKPAADRKAEIVSAVENLVAAEVTDTVGGGAPSTAIAEETGLARKTVENYLKRLLEAGRVERVYGVGPHGPRYNYLPGDSE; this is encoded by the coding sequence ATGTCGGCAGCTGAGGCGAAGCCGGCCGCTGATCGCAAAGCCGAGATCGTCTCAGCTGTCGAGAACCTCGTCGCCGCGGAGGTAACTGATACTGTCGGCGGCGGGGCGCCCTCGACGGCGATCGCCGAAGAGACCGGACTCGCACGCAAGACCGTTGAGAACTACCTGAAACGGCTCCTCGAGGCTGGCCGCGTCGAGCGTGTCTACGGCGTCGGCCCGCACGGTCCGCGATACAACTACTTGCCGGGTGATTCGGAATGA
- a CDS encoding helix-turn-helix transcriptional regulator, with protein sequence MARGGCRNCGARTTKPRLCKQCQRLERQGFFADSGSASDSQSQTQELECTDCGEIYRGTTASECPTCGATRCRYVGPLPGEDKEIIADGGMSWTDLTGFQRDCLEAIARVERGDETCYGLAIKRRLESTRGEEINHGRLYPNLDTLVDLDFVEKSTLDRRTNEYRLTDSARAVLIQRAERLADAAELHAVGGGQT encoded by the coding sequence ATGGCGCGCGGCGGCTGCCGCAACTGCGGCGCGCGGACAACGAAGCCGCGACTGTGCAAGCAGTGTCAGCGCCTCGAGCGCCAGGGCTTCTTCGCCGATTCCGGGTCGGCGTCGGACAGCCAGTCCCAGACCCAGGAACTCGAGTGCACGGACTGTGGCGAGATCTACCGCGGGACGACCGCAAGTGAGTGTCCGACCTGCGGCGCGACCCGCTGCCGGTACGTCGGCCCGCTGCCCGGCGAAGATAAGGAGATCATCGCCGACGGCGGGATGTCCTGGACGGATCTCACGGGCTTCCAGCGCGACTGCCTCGAGGCGATCGCCCGCGTCGAGCGTGGTGACGAGACCTGTTACGGCCTCGCGATCAAGCGCCGCCTCGAATCCACGCGTGGGGAGGAGATCAACCACGGCCGCCTCTACCCGAATCTGGATACGCTCGTAGATCTGGACTTCGTCGAGAAGTCGACGCTTGACCGGCGGACGAACGAGTATCGGCTGACGGACTCTGCGCGAGCGGTGTTGATCCAGCGCGCCGAGCGTCTTGCTGACGCCGCCGAGCTGCACGCGGTCGGAGGTGGTCAAACGTGA
- a CDS encoding orc1/cdc6 family replication initiation protein, giving the protein MIEDARALEVRHVPQDLEHRDGQIDTLAAELRPIEKGLSGDHTFIFGPSGSGKTTLAQFASRQLTEEAIDVRSAYHNCMSASSKTDVLHGLVDDGDLARHLQRDGVPASRYLDCFRDVDGHVVVILDEVDVLDDPTTLIALSELGNVTIVAITIDEDDFFASSQFNGRVKSRFSRSQKIQLRKYRQHELEDILWARVEAGLKPGVVGDGVIAHMADLAAGDAREGVILLRRAVKHVIGDERSQITVADVDAVEDSAREEKRQEHIHALGTHKRLLYDIIERAGEIGAGELRKTYEERSSNPKGDSTRGRYLAALEDKYELIESSGSTRAKVYRVTGAS; this is encoded by the coding sequence ATGATTGAAGACGCGCGGGCGCTTGAGGTTCGGCACGTCCCCCAGGATCTCGAGCACCGCGACGGGCAGATCGACACGCTGGCCGCCGAGTTGCGGCCGATCGAGAAGGGGTTGTCGGGCGACCATACCTTTATTTTCGGCCCCAGCGGCTCAGGGAAGACGACGCTCGCGCAGTTTGCCTCGCGCCAGCTCACCGAGGAAGCCATCGACGTGCGATCGGCATATCACAACTGCATGTCGGCAAGTTCGAAGACCGACGTGCTCCACGGCCTCGTCGACGACGGAGATCTGGCGCGGCACCTCCAGCGCGACGGCGTCCCAGCGAGCCGGTATCTCGACTGTTTTCGCGATGTCGACGGGCACGTCGTCGTGATCCTCGATGAGGTTGACGTCCTGGACGATCCCACGACGCTGATTGCCCTCTCGGAGTTGGGAAACGTGACGATCGTCGCGATCACCATCGATGAAGACGACTTTTTCGCCAGTTCGCAGTTCAACGGGCGCGTCAAGTCGCGGTTTTCGCGCTCGCAGAAGATCCAACTTCGGAAGTATCGTCAACACGAGCTCGAGGACATCCTCTGGGCGCGCGTCGAGGCCGGGCTGAAGCCGGGTGTGGTCGGCGATGGCGTGATCGCTCACATGGCCGATCTGGCCGCCGGTGACGCCCGCGAGGGGGTTATCCTACTGCGCCGAGCGGTGAAACACGTGATTGGCGACGAACGGTCACAGATCACGGTCGCCGACGTCGATGCGGTCGAAGACAGTGCACGCGAGGAGAAACGTCAAGAGCACATCCACGCGCTCGGGACACACAAGCGCCTTCTCTACGATATTATTGAGCGTGCTGGTGAGATCGGCGCGGGTGAGTTGCGCAAGACGTACGAAGAACGGTCGTCAAATCCGAAAGGCGACAGCACTCGCGGAAGGTATTTGGCTGCGCTCGAGGACAAGTACGAGCTGATCGAGTCGTCCGGATCCACCAGAGCGAAAGTGTATCGCGTGACCGGGGCGAGTTAG